From Aquipuribacter hungaricus:
TCGTCGCCCTGTGGCAGCTGCTCGAGGACCCCTCCGACGGGCTGCGGATGGTGGGGGAGCTGCTCGGCGCCCAGGGGCGGGTCCTGCCGATGTCGGACGACCCGCTGCGGATCGAGGCCGACGTCGTCGACCCCGCCGACGGTACCCGCTCGCTCGTCGTCGGTCAGGGGCACGTCGCCACCACGACGCACCGCGTGGAGACGGTCCGGCTGGTGCCGGAGCGCCCCCGGGCCAACCCCGAGGCGGTGGCCGCCGTGCTCGACGCCGACTGGGTCGTCCTCGGCCCCGGCTCGTGGTTCACCTCGGTCTGCCCGCACCTGCTCGTGCCCGACCTCGCCGAGGCCCTGCAGAGCACGGCCGCCCGCCGCTGCGTCACCCTCAACCTCGAGGCCGGCGGCACGGAGACCGTCGGCTACCGCTGCGAGCAGATGCTCGAGGTGCTCGGCGACCTGGCCCCGCAGCTCACCCTCGACGCGGTCGTCGTCGACCCCTCCGCGGTGGACGACCTGCCCGCCCTCCGGGCCACCGCGGCCCGCTTCGGCGCGGGCCTGCACGTGCGCGAGGTGTGCGAGGTGGTCGACGGCCGCACCACCGCGCGGCACTCGCCGCTGCGCCTCGCGGCGGCCTACGCGGACGTGTTCGCCGGGCGCCCGGCGGACGCGCGTCGGAACTAGCCCGCATCGTTTGGCAGGATGGCGGCATGGCGCTCACGGCATCGGTCAAGGACGAGCTGAGCCGGCTGCCCGTCACGCGCGTCTGCTGCCGGAAGGCCGAGGTCACGGCCACCCTGCGCTTCTCCAACGCCCTGCACATCGTCGCCGGCCGGGTTGTCGTGGAGGCCGAGCTCGACACCGCGCAGGCCGCACGGCGGCTCCGGCGCGAGATCGGCGAGGTGTACGGCCACCCCAGCGAGCTGCTCGTGCTCCAGCCCGGCGGGCTGCGCCGGGCCACCCGGTACGTCGTGCGGGTGAGCCGCGAGGGCGAGACCCTCGCCCGCCAGACCGGGCTGCTGGACCCGCGCAGCCGGCCGGTCCGCGGCATGCCGCCCCAGGTCGTCGGCGGGTCCGTCTGCGACGCCGAGGCCGCCTGGCGCGGGGCGTTCCTCGCCCACGGCTCGCTCACCGAGCCCGGCCGCTCCAGCTCCCTGGAGGTCACCGCGCCCGGCCCCGAGGCCGCCCTCGCCCTCGTCGGCGCCGGCCGCCGGCTCGGCATCCAGGCCAAGGCCCGCGAGGTCCGCGGCGTCGACCGGGTCGTCGTCCGCGACGCCGAGGCGATCAGCGCCCTGCTCACCCGCCTCGGTGCCCACGACGCCGTCATGGTGTGGGAGGAGCGCAGGATGCGGCGCGAGGTCCGCGCCACCGCCAACCGCCTGGCCAACTTCGACGACGCCAACCTGCGCCGCTCGGCCAGGGCGGCCGTGGCCGCCGGCTCGCGCGTGGAGCGGGCGCTGGAGCTGCTCGGCGAGGACGTCCCCGAGCACCTGCGCGAGGCCGGCCACCTGCGCCTGGCCCACAAGCAGGCCAGCCTCGAGGAGCTCGGCCAGCTCGCCGACCCGCCCATGACCAAGGACGCCGTCGCCGGGCGTATCCGCCGCCTGCTCGCCCTGGCGGACAAGAAGGCCGAGGACCTCGGGGTCCCCGGGACCGACGCCAACCTCACCCCGGACATGCTCGAGGTCTGAGGGCCGGACCACCGGGTACGCCGGTGGTCGACGCGCTTGTAGGGTCGTCGTCGGTGTGACGAGGACGACACTCCTGCTCATGGACAGCTCGCCCCCGGCAGCCCCGCCGGGTGCGGAACACCGACAGTGGAGGAACGACGTGACCGTACGGGTCGGCATCAACGGGTTCGGGCGGATCGGCCGCAACTTCTTCAGGGCCGCTCTCGCGGCGGGCGCGGACATCGAGGTCGTCGGGGTCAACGACCTGACCGACAACGCGACGCTCGCGCACCTGCTCAAGTACGACACCATCCTGGGCCGCCTCCCCGCCGAGGTGACGCACTCCGAGGACTCGATCACCGTCGGCGGCCACACCTTCCGTGCGCTGGCCGAGCGCGACCCGGCGGCCCTGCCCTGGGGCGAGCTGGGCGCGGACGTCGTCATCGAGTCCACCGGCATCTTCGTCGACGGGACCAAGGCCAAGGCGCACATCGACGCCGGCGCCAAGAAGGTCATCATCTCCGCGCCCGCCAAGAACGAGGACTTCACGGTCGTCATGGGCGTCAACGACGGGGACTACGACCCGGCGTCGCACCACATCATCTCCAACGCCTCCTGCACGACGAACTGCCTCGCCCCGATGGCCAAGGCCATCGACGACGAGTTCGGCATCGTCAAGGGCCTGATGACGACCATCCACGCGTACACGCAGGACCAGAACCTGCAGGACGCCCCCCACAAGGACCTCCGCCGCGCCCGTGCGGCCGCGGTCAACCTGGTCCCCACCTCCACCGGTGCGGCCAAGGCGATCTCGCTCGTCCTGCCCCAGCTCAAGGGCAAGCTCGACGGCTACGCGGTCCGCGTCCCGATCCCCACCGGCTCCGCCACCGACCTCACCGTCGAGCTGAGCCGCGAGGTGACGGTCGAGGAGGTCAACGCGGCCGTCAAGAAGGCCGCCGACGGCGTGTACCTCCGCTACACCGAGGACCCGATCGTCTCCTCCGACATCGTCACCGACCCCGCGTCGTGCATCTTCGACTCCGGGCTCACCAAGGTGATCGGCAACCAGGTCAAGGTCGTCGGCTGGTACGACAACGAGTGGGGCTACTCCAACCGCCTCGTCGACCTGGTCGCCCTCGTCGGCCGCTCGCTCTGAGGCGCGACGTGCAGGACGTCGACCAGCTCGGCCGGTCGCTCGGTGGCTTCTCCGGCCGCCGGGTGCTCGTCCGCAGCGACCTCAACGTGCCGCTGGACAGCTCCGGCGGCTCGCCGGTCATCACCGACGACGGGCGCGTCCGCGCCTCGGTGCCGACCATCCGCCAGCTGTCCGAGGCCGGAGCCGTCGTGGTCGTCTGCGCGCACCTGGGCCGTCCCAAGGGCGCCCCGGAGGCGAGGTACTCCCTCGCCCCCGTGGCCGCCCGGCTCCGGGAGCTGCTCGGCCGCGAGGTCACCTTCGTCACCACCACGGTGGGCCCGGAGGCCGAGCTGGCCGTCGCGTCCGCCTCGCCCGGTGACGTCGTCCTGCTGGAGAACCTGCGCTTCGACGCGCGGGAGACCAGCAAGGACGACGCCGAGCGCGGCGCCTTCGCCGACCAGCTCGCCGCCCTCGCCGACGCGTTCGTCTCCGACGGCTTCGGGGTCGTCCACCGCAAGCAGGCCTCGGTCTACGACGTCGCGCAGAAGCTGCCGCACGCCGTCGGCGGCCTCGTCCTGCGCGAGGTCGAGGTGCTCCGGCGCCTCACCGACGACGTCGAGCGGCCGTACGCGGTCGTCCTCGGCGGCGCCAAGGTGTCCGACAAGCTCGCCGTCATCGAGAACCTGCTCGGCACCGCCGACCGGATCCTCGTCGGCGGCGGCATGGTGTTCACCTTCCTCGCGGCCCAGGGCCACGAGGTCGGGAACAGCCTGCTCGAGGCCGACCAGGTCGAGACCGTCAAGGGCTACCTGGCCACGGCGGAGGAGCGCGGCGTGACCGTCGTGCTCCCCAGCGACATCGTCGCGGCGACGGCCTTCGCGGCCGACGCCGAGCACGACGTCGTCGCCGCCGACGCCATCCCCGCCGACCGGATCGGGCTGGACATCGGCCCCGACGCCGCGGCGGAGTTCTCCGCGGCGCTGTCGGACTGCCGGACGGTGTTCTGGAACGGGCCCATGGGCGTGTTCGAGATGGAGCCGTTCAGCCACGGCACCCGCGCCGTCGCCACGTCGCTCGCGGCGCTCGAGGGCCTGGGTGCCCTCGGTGTCGTCGGCGGCGGGGACACCGCGGCCGCGGTCCGCGCGCTCGGCTTCTCCGACGACGACTTCGGCCACGTGTCGACCGGCGGCGGCGCGAGCCTGGAGTACCTCGAGGGCAAGCAGCTCCCCGGGCTCGCCGTCCTGCAGGACTGACGGCAGCCCTCCCCGCGCACGACGACGGCCCGGCGGCCCCGCCCCCGGGCCGTCGTCGTGCCCGCGGTCCCGCACCACCCGACATCCCCGACAGGAGCAGCATGGCGACCCGCACCCCCCTCATGGCCGGCAACTGGAAGATGAACCTCGACCACCTCGAGGCGACCCACCTGGTCCAGAAGCTGTCGTGGCTGCTGCGCGACGCCGGCCACGACGCCGCCTCCGTCGAGGTGGCCGTCCTGCCCGCGTTCACCGCGCTGCGCAGCGTGCAGACCCTCGTCGAGGCCGACGACCTCCCTGTCCGCACCGGCGGGCAGGACATCTCCGCCCACGACTCCGGGGCGCGCACCGGCGAGGTCTCCGGCGCCATGCTGGCCCGCCTCGGCTGCACCTACGCCTGCGTCGGGCACAGCGAGCGTCGTGAGTACCACGGCGAGGACGACGCGACCGTGGCCGCCAAGGCCGCCGCCGCGCACCGCCACGGCCTGGTGCCGATCGTGTGCGTCGGCGAGCCCCAGGAGGTCCGCGAGGCCTCCGAGCACGTCGCCTACACCCTCGCCCAGCTCGACGGCTCCCTCGCCGGCCTGGGCGGCGAGCAGGTCGCCGCCACGGTCGTCGCCTACGAGCCCGTCTGGGCCATCGGGACCGGCCTCACCTGCGGTGCCGACGACGCGCAGGAGGTGTGCGGCGCGATCCGCGCGCGCCTGGCCGAGACCCACGGCGACGCCGTCGCCGCGCAGGTCCGCGTGCTGTACGGCGGCTCGGTCAAGCCGTCGAACGTCGCCGGCATCATGGCGAAGCCCGACATCGACGGCGCGCTCGTCGGGGGCGCCTCGCTGGCCGCCGAGGACTTCGCCGGCATCGTGAGGTTCCGGGAGCACCCGACCGCGTGACGTATCCTCGCGGGTGCGGGTCGTCGACCCGTCCGCGGCCCCACCGTGGTCCCGGCAGGCCGGAGACCACCGACGACGGAGACAGAACCGACCGTGACTGACGTCCTCACGATCGTCCTCCAGGTGATCCTGGCCGTGACGAGCCTGATCCTCATCCTGCTCATCCTGCTCCACAAGGGACGGGGCGGCGGGCTGTCGGACATGTTCGGCGGCGGCGCCTCGGGCGGCATGGGCGGGGCCAGCATCGCCGAGCGGAACCTCGACCGGCTGACCATCTCGGTCGGCCTGGTGTGGGCCGTCGTCATCGTGCTCCTCAACCTGCTCACCCGCTTCGACATCTGAGGCGGGGGCCGCCGTCCGGCGGCCCCGGCACGACGCGGCCCAGGGCCCGGCGCGGCACCCCCGCGACCACGGCCGGGCACGGACCCCCGCACCCCCGCCGCCCCCGCGCGGCACAGCGACCAGCACAGACACACGGAGGAACCACATGGCAGGCGGCAGCGCGATCCG
This genomic window contains:
- a CDS encoding phosphoglycerate kinase; its protein translation is MQDVDQLGRSLGGFSGRRVLVRSDLNVPLDSSGGSPVITDDGRVRASVPTIRQLSEAGAVVVVCAHLGRPKGAPEARYSLAPVAARLRELLGREVTFVTTTVGPEAELAVASASPGDVVLLENLRFDARETSKDDAERGAFADQLAALADAFVSDGFGVVHRKQASVYDVAQKLPHAVGGLVLREVEVLRRLTDDVERPYAVVLGGAKVSDKLAVIENLLGTADRILVGGGMVFTFLAAQGHEVGNSLLEADQVETVKGYLATAEERGVTVVLPSDIVAATAFAADAEHDVVAADAIPADRIGLDIGPDAAAEFSAALSDCRTVFWNGPMGVFEMEPFSHGTRAVATSLAALEGLGALGVVGGGDTAAAVRALGFSDDDFGHVSTGGGASLEYLEGKQLPGLAVLQD
- the whiA gene encoding DNA-binding protein WhiA yields the protein MALTASVKDELSRLPVTRVCCRKAEVTATLRFSNALHIVAGRVVVEAELDTAQAARRLRREIGEVYGHPSELLVLQPGGLRRATRYVVRVSREGETLARQTGLLDPRSRPVRGMPPQVVGGSVCDAEAAWRGAFLAHGSLTEPGRSSSLEVTAPGPEAALALVGAGRRLGIQAKAREVRGVDRVVVRDAEAISALLTRLGAHDAVMVWEERRMRREVRATANRLANFDDANLRRSARAAVAAGSRVERALELLGEDVPEHLREAGHLRLAHKQASLEELGQLADPPMTKDAVAGRIRRLLALADKKAEDLGVPGTDANLTPDMLEV
- the gap gene encoding type I glyceraldehyde-3-phosphate dehydrogenase, with the translated sequence MTVRVGINGFGRIGRNFFRAALAAGADIEVVGVNDLTDNATLAHLLKYDTILGRLPAEVTHSEDSITVGGHTFRALAERDPAALPWGELGADVVIESTGIFVDGTKAKAHIDAGAKKVIISAPAKNEDFTVVMGVNDGDYDPASHHIISNASCTTNCLAPMAKAIDDEFGIVKGLMTTIHAYTQDQNLQDAPHKDLRRARAAAVNLVPTSTGAAKAISLVLPQLKGKLDGYAVRVPIPTGSATDLTVELSREVTVEEVNAAVKKAADGVYLRYTEDPIVSSDIVTDPASCIFDSGLTKVIGNQVKVVGWYDNEWGYSNRLVDLVALVGRSL
- the secG gene encoding preprotein translocase subunit SecG; protein product: MTDVLTIVLQVILAVTSLILILLILLHKGRGGGLSDMFGGGASGGMGGASIAERNLDRLTISVGLVWAVVIVLLNLLTRFDI
- the tpiA gene encoding triose-phosphate isomerase encodes the protein MATRTPLMAGNWKMNLDHLEATHLVQKLSWLLRDAGHDAASVEVAVLPAFTALRSVQTLVEADDLPVRTGGQDISAHDSGARTGEVSGAMLARLGCTYACVGHSERREYHGEDDATVAAKAAAAHRHGLVPIVCVGEPQEVREASEHVAYTLAQLDGSLAGLGGEQVAATVVAYEPVWAIGTGLTCGADDAQEVCGAIRARLAETHGDAVAAQVRVLYGGSVKPSNVAGIMAKPDIDGALVGGASLAAEDFAGIVRFREHPTA
- a CDS encoding uridine diphosphate-N-acetylglucosamine-binding protein YvcK; the encoded protein is MTALGGGHGLSASLQALRHVTDDLTAVVTVADDGGSSGRLREEFGVLPPGDLRMALSALCDDSGWGHLWRDVLQHRFAGDGPLAGHPLGNLLIVALWQLLEDPSDGLRMVGELLGAQGRVLPMSDDPLRIEADVVDPADGTRSLVVGQGHVATTTHRVETVRLVPERPRANPEAVAAVLDADWVVLGPGSWFTSVCPHLLVPDLAEALQSTAARRCVTLNLEAGGTETVGYRCEQMLEVLGDLAPQLTLDAVVVDPSAVDDLPALRATAARFGAGLHVREVCEVVDGRTTARHSPLRLAAAYADVFAGRPADARRN